The Prevotella melaninogenica genome window below encodes:
- the rplR gene encoding 50S ribosomal protein L18 translates to MTTKKEQRRIKIKFRIRKSVNGTAERPRLSVFRSNKQIYAQVINDLTGTTLASASSLGLEKMAKIDQAKKVGALVAEHAKAAGVEQVVFDRNGYLYHGRVQALADAAREGGLKF, encoded by the coding sequence ATGACAACAAAGAAAGAACAAAGAAGAATTAAGATAAAGTTCCGCATTCGTAAGAGTGTGAACGGTACTGCTGAGCGCCCACGTTTGAGTGTTTTCCGCAGTAATAAGCAGATTTATGCACAGGTTATTAACGATCTGACAGGAACAACCCTCGCTTCTGCTTCTTCACTTGGCCTTGAGAAGATGGCTAAGATAGATCAGGCTAAGAAGGTAGGTGCACTTGTTGCTGAGCATGCTAAGGCTGCTGGCGTAGAGCAGGTTGTTTTTGACCGTAACGGTTATCTCTATCACGGACGTGTACAGGCTTTGGCTGATGCTGCACGTGAGGGAGGACTTAAATTCTAA
- the infA gene encoding translation initiation factor IF-1 — MAKQTAIEQDGTILEALSNAMFRVELENGVDITAHISGKMRMHYIKILPGDKVKVEMSPYDLTKGRIVFRYK; from the coding sequence ATGGCAAAGCAAACTGCAATAGAGCAGGATGGAACAATTCTTGAAGCACTTTCAAATGCAATGTTCCGAGTGGAATTAGAGAATGGTGTTGACATCACCGCTCATATTTCCGGTAAAATGAGAATGCACTACATCAAGATTCTTCCTGGTGACAAGGTGAAGGTTGAGATGAGTCCATACGATCTAACTAAAGGTCGAATCGTTTTCAGATACAAATAA
- the rplQ gene encoding 50S ribosomal protein L17 yields MRHNKKFNHLGRTADHRAALLSNLAVALILNQHKRITTTLAKAKALKKYVEPLITRSKNDTTNSRRVVFRYLQNKEAVTELFKEISVKVADRPGGYTRVIKLGTRQGDAAQIAFIELVDYNENMAKSPKAEAKKTRRSRRSTKKADAPAEAAENVAEEAKAE; encoded by the coding sequence ATGAGACATAATAAGAAATTCAACCATTTGGGTCGTACTGCTGACCACCGCGCTGCGTTGCTTTCAAACTTGGCAGTTGCTTTGATTCTGAATCAGCACAAAAGAATCACTACGACTCTTGCTAAGGCAAAGGCTCTTAAGAAGTATGTTGAGCCGCTGATCACACGTTCTAAGAATGATACAACTAACTCACGTCGTGTTGTATTCCGTTATCTTCAGAACAAAGAGGCTGTTACTGAGCTTTTCAAGGAGATTTCAGTTAAGGTAGCTGATCGTCCAGGCGGTTATACTCGCGTTATCAAGCTCGGTACTCGTCAGGGTGACGCTGCTCAGATAGCATTTATTGAGCTTGTTGACTACAATGAGAATATGGCTAAGTCTCCAAAGGCTGAAGCTAAGAAGACTCGCCGTAGCCGTCGTTCTACAAAGAAGGCTGATGCACCTGCAGAGGCTGCTGAGAACGTTGCTGAAGAAGCAAAGGCTGAATAA
- the rpsE gene encoding 30S ribosomal protein S5, translated as MAMNRVKVNSDVELKDRLVAINRVTKVTKGGRTFTFAAIVVVGDGKGVIGWGLGKAGEVTAAIQKGTDSAKKNLVKVPVLKGTVPHEAEARFSGAHVLLKPAAAGTGLKAGGAMRAVLESAGVTDVIAKSKGSSNPHNLVKATIAALADMRDAYTIAGERGISMDKVFNG; from the coding sequence ATGGCAATGAATAGAGTAAAAGTAAATAGTGATGTAGAACTGAAAGATCGCTTGGTTGCTATCAACCGTGTAACTAAGGTTACAAAGGGTGGTCGTACTTTCACATTCGCAGCTATCGTCGTTGTAGGTGACGGTAAGGGCGTTATTGGCTGGGGTCTTGGTAAGGCTGGTGAGGTTACTGCTGCTATCCAGAAGGGTACAGATTCAGCAAAGAAGAACCTTGTTAAGGTTCCTGTTTTGAAGGGTACTGTTCCTCATGAGGCAGAAGCTCGCTTCAGCGGTGCTCATGTTCTCCTTAAGCCAGCTGCAGCCGGTACTGGTTTGAAGGCTGGTGGTGCTATGCGTGCTGTTCTTGAGAGCGCAGGTGTTACTGACGTGATTGCAAAGTCAAAGGGTTCTTCTAACCCTCATAACCTTGTAAAGGCTACTATCGCTGCTCTCGCTGATATGCGTGACGCATATACAATCGCTGGTGAGCGTGGTATCAGCATGGATAAAGTATTTAACGGTTAA
- the secY gene encoding preprotein translocase subunit SecY produces the protein MKKFIETLKNCWKIEDLRQRLLITILFTAIYRFGSFVVLPGINPTLLEKLQAQTKGGLMSLLDMFSGGAFSHASIFALGIMPYISASIVMQLLAVAVPYFQKMQREGESGHKKINWYTRVLTVVILLFQAPSYLMNLKMQAAGALASGIDWTTFMIPATIILAAGSMFILWLGERITDKGVGNGISIIIMIGIIARLPQALILEFGNRVSEAIGGGIVMLIIEIIILYAVVCAAILLTQGTRKIPVQYAKRVVGNKQYGGARQYIPLKLFAANVMPIIFAQALMFIPLAIVQYSSDSTSSVLQSLMNTKSLAYNCIYVLLIVVFTYFYTAITLNPTQMAEDMKRNNGFIPGVKPGKDTADYIDTVMSRLTGPGALFIAFIAIMPALAGYLNVADAFGQFFGGTSLLILVGVVIDTLQQIESHLMMRHYDGLLNSGHTRGNSGVAAY, from the coding sequence ATGAAAAAGTTTATTGAGACACTGAAGAACTGTTGGAAAATTGAGGATTTGCGTCAGCGACTTCTCATTACTATTCTGTTCACAGCTATTTACCGGTTTGGGTCGTTTGTGGTGCTTCCTGGCATCAATCCCACCCTGTTGGAAAAATTGCAGGCACAGACCAAGGGCGGTCTTATGTCACTTTTGGACATGTTCTCCGGTGGTGCATTTTCTCATGCGTCAATCTTCGCATTAGGAATTATGCCATACATCTCAGCTTCTATCGTTATGCAGCTCCTTGCTGTCGCTGTACCTTATTTTCAGAAGATGCAGCGTGAAGGCGAGAGTGGCCATAAGAAGATAAATTGGTATACGCGTGTCCTGACAGTAGTGATTCTACTGTTTCAGGCACCGTCTTACCTGATGAACTTAAAAATGCAGGCCGCTGGTGCGTTGGCATCAGGTATTGATTGGACTACATTTATGATTCCAGCTACAATTATTCTTGCAGCTGGTTCAATGTTCATTCTTTGGCTCGGTGAGCGTATTACGGATAAGGGTGTCGGAAACGGTATCTCTATTATCATTATGATTGGTATCATTGCACGTCTGCCACAGGCGCTTATTTTGGAATTCGGTAATCGTGTTTCAGAAGCTATTGGTGGTGGTATTGTGATGCTTATCATTGAGATTATCATCCTTTATGCTGTTGTATGTGCGGCTATACTTCTTACACAGGGAACTCGCAAGATTCCTGTGCAGTATGCTAAGCGTGTTGTTGGAAATAAACAATATGGTGGTGCACGTCAGTATATTCCATTAAAACTTTTTGCAGCTAACGTAATGCCTATTATCTTTGCGCAAGCATTGATGTTTATTCCGTTGGCAATCGTTCAGTATTCATCTGATAGTACAAGTTCAGTACTTCAGTCTTTGATGAACACGAAAAGTTTGGCATATAACTGTATTTATGTGCTTCTTATCGTAGTGTTTACTTATTTCTATACTGCGATTACACTTAATCCAACTCAGATGGCTGAGGATATGAAACGTAATAACGGTTTTATCCCTGGCGTTAAACCTGGAAAGGATACTGCAGATTACATTGATACTGTTATGTCTCGTCTTACGGGACCAGGAGCTTTGTTTATCGCTTTTATTGCTATTATGCCAGCATTAGCAGGATATTTAAATGTTGCTGATGCATTTGGTCAGTTCTTTGGTGGTACTTCATTGTTGATTCTTGTTGGTGTTGTTATCGATACTCTCCAGCAGATTGAGTCACATTTGATGATGCGTCACTATGATGGACTTCTCAATTCTGGACATACACGTGGCAATAGTGGTGTTGCAGCCTATTAA
- the rpsM gene encoding 30S ribosomal protein S13 has translation MAIRIVGVDLPQNKRGEIALTYIYGIGRSSSAKILDKAGISRDLKVSEWSDDQAAKIREIIGAEFKVEGDLRSEIQMNIKRLMDIGCYRGVRHRNGLPVRGQSTKNNARTRKGKKKTVANKKKATK, from the coding sequence ATGGCAATAAGAATTGTTGGAGTAGATTTGCCCCAGAATAAGCGTGGCGAAATCGCATTGACCTATATCTATGGTATTGGTCGAAGTAGTTCAGCAAAGATATTGGATAAGGCTGGTATTAGCCGTGACCTGAAGGTCAGCGAGTGGTCTGATGACCAGGCAGCCAAGATCCGTGAAATTATCGGTGCTGAATTCAAAGTTGAAGGTGATCTCCGTTCTGAGATCCAAATGAACATCAAGCGCCTCATGGATATAGGTTGCTATCGTGGTGTTAGACATCGTAATGGTCTTCCTGTTCGCGGTCAGAGTACTAAGAACAATGCTCGTACCCGTAAGGGAAAGAAGAAGACTGTTGCTAATAAGAAGAAGGCTACTAAGTAA
- a CDS encoding SusD/RagB family nutrient-binding outer membrane lipoprotein, with protein MKQNIIKFKSLAFGICATCMVLVTGCSESEYAKINTDPSTIAEGNPVFLFTQEQVQYQPFDYLLWYYDGAYTSKIVQAYSPSSSFNDLYNKLAELGGVGSQLIYVKRYENDIKATIDKMPANKAAQYSHLSAMANALTVYMGLFDTDLFGSRPYSEAAQAKYEGTLTPNYESQESLFDQWLTELNTDLDKLKSTITQISVGDNDLAYGGDTKKWVKFVNGIKLKIAVRLLHQNKAKALKIAEEVGADDANVMQSIADDYVYNKGTGGDGGNNTYGSDNSVNLGISSKNVIDFMKRNKDPRMLVMFTKNDFNSEVVQAFFDAQARGDNNCAIPKYILDQVNYTTDASGKKHFDSWKGDGEPWVRYQGLPIGIAISEKTEYTGVNNYFVTTRWKVTDGEKTKTYSPLSYFNEELVRGRVDFTFPTAPKGKVVQDTEDNPLYEMTLSTAEMNLYLTEFKLLGANLPHTAAEYFKLGVEASAKAYNRLAILNKIPYYDKAHCNDKLDEPVIYDDAAIATMMANSDYQLTGSVPSDLEKVYIQLYLHFFYQPLEQFVTVRRSGVPKVGSSLIPWITMKPNTELPRRFYIAQPDPADKMRTIIETAMTQQGFTFTDGQRPELLNSERVWYDKGAPNFGEGPNY; from the coding sequence ATGAAACAGAATATTATAAAATTCAAGTCGCTCGCCTTTGGTATATGTGCCACATGCATGGTACTGGTAACAGGATGCAGCGAAAGCGAATACGCAAAAATAAATACTGACCCATCGACTATCGCCGAAGGAAATCCTGTGTTCTTGTTTACTCAGGAACAGGTGCAATACCAACCCTTCGATTACCTGCTGTGGTATTACGATGGGGCTTACACGTCAAAAATAGTTCAGGCATATTCACCATCAAGTAGTTTTAATGACTTGTATAACAAGTTGGCTGAACTGGGCGGTGTGGGTTCTCAACTTATTTATGTTAAACGATACGAGAACGATATTAAAGCTACTATCGATAAGATGCCAGCTAACAAAGCTGCTCAATACTCACACCTTTCGGCTATGGCAAACGCTCTAACAGTTTACATGGGACTGTTCGATACCGACCTCTTTGGTTCAAGACCTTACTCTGAAGCTGCACAAGCCAAGTATGAGGGCACATTAACTCCTAACTACGAATCGCAAGAGAGTCTATTCGACCAATGGTTGACTGAACTAAACACCGATCTGGATAAGCTGAAGTCAACGATAACGCAGATAAGTGTTGGAGACAATGACTTAGCCTACGGGGGAGATACTAAGAAATGGGTGAAATTTGTAAACGGCATAAAACTTAAAATTGCAGTAAGACTTCTTCACCAAAACAAAGCTAAAGCCTTAAAAATAGCAGAAGAAGTGGGTGCTGATGATGCAAACGTAATGCAATCTATTGCAGACGACTATGTATATAATAAAGGTACAGGTGGAGATGGTGGCAACAACACCTATGGAAGTGATAATAGTGTGAACTTAGGTATTAGCAGCAAAAACGTTATCGACTTCATGAAACGTAACAAAGATCCACGTATGCTGGTGATGTTTACCAAAAACGATTTCAACTCTGAGGTAGTACAAGCATTCTTTGATGCACAAGCAAGAGGGGATAATAACTGTGCTATTCCTAAATATATTTTAGACCAGGTGAACTATACCACAGATGCTTCTGGCAAGAAACATTTCGACAGTTGGAAAGGTGATGGGGAACCATGGGTGCGCTATCAGGGATTACCTATCGGTATAGCTATATCTGAAAAGACAGAATACACTGGCGTCAACAATTATTTTGTAACAACCAGATGGAAAGTAACTGACGGAGAAAAAACGAAAACCTACTCACCGCTATCGTACTTTAACGAGGAATTAGTGCGTGGTCGCGTTGACTTCACTTTCCCAACAGCTCCAAAAGGTAAGGTGGTACAAGACACTGAAGATAACCCACTTTACGAGATGACCCTTTCCACAGCTGAAATGAACCTCTATCTGACTGAGTTTAAGTTACTGGGTGCTAACTTGCCTCATACTGCAGCCGAATATTTCAAACTTGGCGTTGAGGCTTCAGCTAAGGCTTATAACCGTTTAGCGATACTGAACAAAATACCTTATTATGATAAGGCACATTGTAACGACAAGTTAGACGAGCCTGTTATCTACGATGATGCAGCCATTGCTACGATGATGGCTAATTCTGACTACCAACTAACAGGTAGTGTTCCAAGCGATTTAGAGAAGGTTTACATCCAATTGTATCTACATTTCTTCTATCAACCACTTGAGCAGTTTGTAACAGTGCGCCGCTCTGGCGTTCCTAAAGTTGGTAGTTCGCTCATTCCTTGGATTACAATGAAGCCCAACACTGAGTTGCCTCGCCGATTCTATATCGCTCAACCCGATCCAGCCGATAAAATGCGTACTATTATTGAAACTGCGATGACGCAGCAAGGATTCACCTTTACAGATGGACAAAGACCTGAACTGCTTAACTCTGAAAGGGTGTGGTACGACAAGGGGGCTCCAAACTTTGGCGAAGGTCCTAACTACTAA
- the rpmD gene encoding 50S ribosomal protein L30: MATIKIKQIKSRIGAPKDQKETLQALGLRKISQVVEVEDTPSCRGMIRKVHHLVSVID, translated from the coding sequence ATGGCAACAATTAAGATTAAGCAGATTAAGAGCCGTATTGGTGCTCCTAAGGACCAGAAGGAAACTTTGCAGGCATTGGGACTTCGTAAGATTTCTCAAGTTGTTGAGGTAGAGGATACTCCAAGCTGCCGCGGTATGATCCGTAAGGTGCATCACCTGGTATCAGTAATTGATTAA
- the rpsK gene encoding 30S ribosomal protein S11, protein MAKKSATSKKRNVRVDALGQLHVHSSFNNIIVSLANNEGQVISWSSAGKMGFRGSKKNTPYAAQMAAEDCSKVAFNLGLRKVKAFVKGPGNGRESAIRAVNAAGIQVTEIVDVTPLPHNGCRPPKRRRV, encoded by the coding sequence ATGGCAAAGAAATCAGCAACATCTAAAAAAAGAAATGTAAGAGTTGATGCGTTGGGACAGCTCCACGTACACAGCTCATTCAATAACATCATTGTATCTTTGGCTAACAACGAGGGTCAGGTTATCTCTTGGTCTTCGGCTGGTAAGATGGGATTCCGTGGATCAAAGAAGAATACTCCTTACGCTGCTCAGATGGCAGCAGAGGATTGCTCTAAGGTAGCTTTCAATCTCGGTCTTCGTAAGGTTAAGGCATTCGTTAAGGGTCCAGGTAACGGTCGTGAGAGCGCAATCCGTGCGGTGAATGCAGCAGGTATTCAGGTAACTGAAATCGTTGACGTTACTCCATTGCCACACAACGGCTGCCGTCCTCCAAAGCGTCGTCGTGTATAA
- the rpsD gene encoding 30S ribosomal protein S4 has translation MARYIGPKSRIARRFGEPIFGADKVLAKRNFPPGQHGNNRRRKVSEYGAQLAEKQKAKYTYGVLERQFRNLFDKAAKAEGITGEVLLQSLESRLDNVVFRLGIAPTRAAARQLVSHKHIVVNGNVVNIASYQVKAGDVVGVREKAKSLEVIEAALAGFNHSKYPWLEWDDNAKCGKFLHRPDRADIPENIKEQLIVELYSKQ, from the coding sequence ATGGCAAGATACATAGGTCCAAAATCACGAATTGCACGCCGTTTCGGTGAGCCAATTTTCGGCGCAGATAAGGTATTAGCTAAGAGAAACTTCCCTCCTGGACAGCACGGTAATAACCGTCGTCGCAAGGTGTCTGAGTATGGTGCTCAGCTTGCAGAGAAGCAGAAGGCTAAATACACTTATGGCGTTTTGGAGCGTCAGTTCCGTAATCTGTTCGATAAGGCTGCAAAGGCAGAGGGTATTACTGGTGAGGTTCTTCTTCAGAGCCTTGAGAGCCGTCTGGATAATGTAGTGTTCCGTCTTGGTATCGCTCCTACTCGTGCAGCTGCTCGTCAGCTCGTTAGCCACAAGCACATTGTTGTTAACGGTAATGTCGTAAATATTGCTTCATATCAGGTAAAGGCTGGTGACGTTGTTGGCGTTCGCGAGAAGGCTAAGTCACTTGAGGTTATCGAGGCAGCATTGGCAGGCTTCAACCACAGCAAGTATCCTTGGCTCGAGTGGGATGATAACGCTAAGTGCGGTAAGTTCCTCCATCGTCCAGACCGTGCTGACATCCCTGAGAACATTAAGGAGCAGTTAATCGTTGAGTTGTACTCTAAACAATAA
- the rplF gene encoding 50S ribosomal protein L6, with translation MSRIGKLPISVPAGVTVALNNGVVTVKGPKGELSQKVDSSIKTIIEEGQVTFEIDENSPVNYKQKQAFHGLYRSLVNNMVVGVSEGYKKTLELVGVGYRVSNQGNLVEFSLGYTHPIFIQLPSEVKVETKSERNQNPIITLESADKQLLGLICAKIRSFRKPEPYKGKGVLFQGEVIRRKSGKTAAAK, from the coding sequence ATGTCAAGAATAGGAAAATTACCAATTAGTGTTCCAGCTGGCGTTACAGTTGCTCTTAACAATGGTGTTGTTACAGTAAAGGGTCCTAAGGGTGAACTTTCTCAGAAGGTAGATTCTTCTATTAAGACTATCATCGAGGAAGGTCAGGTAACATTCGAAATTGATGAGAATAGCCCAGTAAACTACAAGCAGAAGCAGGCTTTCCACGGTCTTTATCGTTCACTTGTAAACAACATGGTTGTTGGTGTAAGTGAGGGTTACAAAAAGACATTGGAACTTGTTGGTGTAGGTTATCGTGTTTCTAACCAGGGCAACTTGGTAGAGTTTTCTCTTGGTTATACTCACCCAATTTTTATTCAGCTTCCTTCAGAAGTTAAGGTTGAGACAAAGAGCGAGCGTAACCAGAATCCAATCATCACTCTTGAATCAGCTGACAAGCAGCTGCTTGGTCTCATCTGTGCAAAGATTCGTTCTTTCCGTAAGCCTGAGCCTTACAAGGGTAAGGGTGTCCTGTTCCAGGGTGAGGTTATTCGCAGAAAGTCTGGTAAGACAGCTGCAGCTAAGTAA
- the map gene encoding type I methionyl aminopeptidase, which produces MSIFLKTEDEIELMREANLLVGKTLAEVGRHVKPGVTTLQLDKIAEEFIRDNGAIPTFKGYPSSYGPPFPGSICASVNDVVVHGVPSEDVVLKDGDIISVDCGTLLNGFNGDSCYTFCVGEVSEDVKKLLRTTKESLYKGIEVAQAGHHVGDIGQVIQDYCQAQGYGIVRELTGHGIGREMHEEPSVPNYGKRGSGVLLKAGMCIAIEPMVTMGKREIGLLPDRWSIVTRDRYPAVHFEHTIAIRAGKADILSSFEEVEHLEGQNF; this is translated from the coding sequence ATGAGTATATTTCTAAAGACTGAAGATGAAATTGAACTCATGCGTGAGGCCAACCTGCTGGTCGGTAAAACGTTGGCAGAAGTTGGTCGTCATGTCAAGCCTGGTGTCACAACTCTCCAGTTAGATAAAATAGCTGAAGAGTTTATTCGTGACAATGGTGCTATACCCACATTCAAAGGTTATCCAAGTTCTTATGGACCTCCTTTCCCTGGCAGTATCTGTGCGTCTGTAAACGATGTTGTGGTACATGGGGTGCCAAGTGAGGATGTTGTTTTGAAAGATGGAGATATTATCTCTGTTGATTGTGGGACTTTACTTAATGGCTTCAACGGAGATAGTTGTTATACTTTTTGTGTTGGGGAAGTAAGTGAAGATGTCAAGAAGTTGCTTCGTACAACGAAGGAATCCCTTTATAAGGGTATTGAGGTAGCACAAGCAGGTCATCATGTAGGTGATATTGGTCAAGTGATTCAGGATTATTGCCAAGCACAAGGTTATGGTATAGTTCGTGAATTAACAGGACATGGTATTGGCCGTGAGATGCATGAGGAACCATCCGTTCCCAATTATGGTAAGCGTGGAAGTGGAGTATTGCTTAAGGCAGGAATGTGTATTGCGATAGAACCGATGGTAACTATGGGTAAACGAGAAATTGGTTTATTACCTGATCGTTGGAGTATCGTTACACGTGATCGTTATCCGGCAGTCCATTTTGAGCATACTATTGCGATTAGGGCTGGTAAGGCTGATATTTTATCTTCTTTTGAGGAAGTTGAACATTTAGAAGGACAAAATTTTTAA
- the rplO gene encoding 50S ribosomal protein L15, with protein MKLNNLKPAVGSTHSRRRIGRGPGSGLGGTSTRGHKGAKSRSGYKKKIGFEGGQMPLQRRVPKAGFKNINHKEYFAVNLSTLQALAEKNNLTKIGVEELKAAGLTNGKELVKVLGNGELKAKLEVSANAFSKTAEEAIKAVGGNTTII; from the coding sequence ATGAAATTAAATAATTTGAAACCAGCTGTTGGCTCTACACATTCACGTCGTCGTATTGGTCGTGGTCCAGGTTCTGGACTCGGTGGTACTTCTACTCGTGGTCACAAGGGTGCAAAGTCACGTTCTGGTTATAAGAAGAAGATTGGCTTTGAGGGTGGTCAGATGCCTCTCCAGCGTCGTGTACCGAAGGCTGGTTTCAAGAACATCAACCACAAGGAATATTTCGCTGTAAATCTTTCTACGCTTCAGGCACTTGCTGAGAAGAACAATCTTACTAAGATTGGTGTTGAGGAGCTTAAGGCTGCTGGACTTACCAATGGTAAGGAACTTGTTAAGGTTCTCGGTAATGGTGAATTGAAGGCTAAGTTGGAAGTTTCAGCAAATGCCTTCTCTAAGACTGCTGAAGAGGCTATCAAGGCAGTAGGTGGTAACACAACTATAATCTAA
- the ykgO gene encoding type B 50S ribosomal protein L36 yields MKTRASLKKRTADCKIVRRKGRLFVINKKNPKFKTRQG; encoded by the coding sequence ATGAAGACAAGAGCATCATTAAAGAAGCGTACAGCTGACTGCAAGATCGTTCGTCGTAAGGGTCGTCTGTTCGTTATTAACAAGAAAAACCCTAAGTTCAAAACACGTCAGGGTTAA
- a CDS encoding DNA-directed RNA polymerase subunit alpha has protein sequence MAILAFQKPDKVVMLEANDHFGKFEFRPLEPGFGVTIGNALRRILLSSLEGFAINTIRIAGVEHEFSSVPGVKEDVTNIILNLKQVRFKQVVEEFENEKVSITVENSTEFKAGDIGKYLTGFEVLNPDLVICHLDSKASMQIDLTINKGRGYVPAEENREYCTDVNVLPIDSIYTPIRNVKYAVEPYRVEQKTDYDKLVVEVTTDGSIHPKDALKEAAKILIYHFMLFSDEKITLENPDQEGNQEFDEEVLHMRQLLKTKLTDASLNLSVRALNCLKAADVETLGDLVQYNKTDLLKFRNFGKKSLSELDDLLESLNLSFGTDITKYKLDKE, from the coding sequence ATGGCGATATTAGCATTTCAAAAACCTGATAAAGTAGTGATGCTGGAGGCCAATGACCATTTCGGCAAGTTCGAATTCCGTCCTCTTGAGCCAGGCTTTGGTGTTACCATTGGTAACGCTCTTCGCCGCATCCTCCTTTCATCGCTGGAAGGTTTCGCAATCAACACCATCCGTATAGCTGGTGTTGAGCACGAATTCTCTTCAGTTCCAGGTGTAAAGGAAGATGTTACCAACATCATCTTGAATCTCAAACAAGTTCGATTCAAGCAAGTAGTAGAAGAATTCGAGAATGAGAAAGTTAGTATCACCGTAGAGAATTCCACCGAATTCAAAGCAGGTGATATCGGTAAGTATCTGACTGGATTTGAAGTGTTAAACCCTGATTTGGTGATTTGTCATTTAGACTCCAAGGCTTCTATGCAGATTGATTTGACCATCAACAAGGGACGTGGTTACGTTCCTGCTGAGGAAAATCGCGAATACTGCACTGATGTAAACGTACTCCCAATCGATTCCATCTACACCCCAATTCGTAACGTAAAATATGCCGTTGAACCATATCGTGTTGAACAGAAGACCGACTATGACAAATTGGTTGTTGAAGTTACGACTGATGGTTCCATCCACCCAAAGGATGCACTGAAAGAGGCTGCAAAGATTCTTATTTATCACTTCATGTTGTTCTCTGATGAGAAGATTACTCTCGAGAATCCAGATCAGGAGGGCAACCAGGAGTTTGATGAGGAGGTTCTGCACATGCGCCAGCTCTTGAAGACCAAGTTGACCGACGCAAGTCTCAACTTGAGTGTTCGTGCACTCAACTGCTTGAAGGCAGCTGATGTAGAGACATTAGGCGACCTCGTACAGTACAATAAGACGGATCTTCTTAAGTTCCGTAACTTTGGTAAGAAATCGCTTTCTGAGCTTGATGATTTGCTCGAGAGTCTGAATCTGTCGTTTGGAACCGACATTACAAAGTATAAATTGGATAAAGAATAG